Below is a genomic region from Mesorhizobium sp. NZP2298.
CCGGCGCCTATGGTCCGTTTGTCTGCCAATACACCGGAACCACCGGTGCATGCAGCAATGGCGGCACATTCGATGCCGCCTCCTTCAGCCGCATCTTCCGCGGCGACACGGCAAACACGACCGATGACGTCTGTCCCGCGCCGGCAGCGAACCAGCGACCGGGAATGTGTCACTTCTTTCCGGGGCTACACCGCGACAACATCGTCGTCACCTACTCGGCTACCGGCCTCGGTTTCCAAACCCGTTTGGGTGGACCCGTGCCGACCATCACTGTCAACCTGCGGAACCTGACCTTCCAGTTCTTCTTCCTGAAAGGGCTGATGGGTTTCAACGACATCACCATGCCCTCCATGCTGAGCACGGTCACGGGCGAAGACCTGAAAACGAGCGCACCATCATGAATGCCATCAACACCAAGGTTACGCCGACCAAGCGAAAGCA
It encodes:
- a CDS encoding TadE/TadG family type IV pilus assembly protein gives rise to the protein MVEMTIVAPLLFALVLGFVDFGYAFYQWNAATKAVQVGARLASISDPVVSNLTAAAPIAVPGAPVAAGAYGPFVCQYTGTTGACSNGGTFDAASFSRIFRGDTANTTDDVCPAPAANQRPGMCHFFPGLHRDNIVVTYSATGLGFQTRLGGPVPTITVNLRNLTFQFFFLKGLMGFNDITMPSMLSTVTGEDLKTSAPS